The proteins below come from a single Iocasia fonsfrigidae genomic window:
- a CDS encoding DMT family transporter: MILKNKQYKGDLLLIIVVMLWGSTFPIMKYIIEGINPFFLIAVRFTVALLALLFFLKNRVANVSHHSIKKGLMLGLLLFSGYCLQVIGLKFTTASRSSLITGLAVVIVPLILVFMLKKIPDLFSCLGIILSIIGLFLLTETNGNQGFNYGDFLTVLCSFFFALHIVLLDKYLKKEDPFILTFIQLAVTAIAAYLLAYFDNGIGRIDYISAAVILYTGLLATALAYYLQSCAQQYTTPTHAALVFTLEPVFGALFSFLFLGEALGRNGLTGGFFIIFGMLLAELKPGIKKKRRLSNG; the protein is encoded by the coding sequence ATGATTTTAAAAAATAAACAATATAAGGGTGACCTTTTATTAATAATTGTTGTGATGCTCTGGGGGAGTACTTTTCCTATTATGAAATATATTATAGAAGGTATTAACCCCTTTTTTTTAATTGCAGTTAGGTTTACAGTTGCTCTGCTGGCCCTGCTTTTTTTTCTGAAAAACAGGGTAGCAAATGTAAGCCACCATAGCATTAAAAAGGGCCTGATGCTGGGTCTTTTGTTATTTAGTGGGTATTGTTTGCAGGTGATTGGACTTAAGTTTACTACAGCTTCAAGGTCAAGTCTTATTACTGGACTTGCGGTAGTTATAGTTCCCTTAATCCTGGTATTTATGTTAAAAAAAATACCGGATTTGTTTAGTTGTCTGGGGATAATATTATCAATTATTGGCCTTTTTCTTTTAACAGAGACAAATGGTAATCAAGGGTTTAATTATGGTGACTTTTTAACAGTACTTTGTTCATTTTTTTTTGCTTTACATATTGTCTTACTGGATAAATATCTTAAAAAAGAAGATCCGTTCATTTTGACTTTTATTCAACTGGCTGTGACTGCTATTGCCGCTTATTTATTAGCATATTTTGACAATGGTATTGGCAGGATAGATTATATTTCAGCAGCTGTTATTTTATATACTGGTTTACTGGCAACAGCGCTGGCTTATTATTTACAGAGTTGTGCACAACAGTATACAACACCTACCCATGCAGCTCTGGTTTTTACCCTTGAGCCGGTTTTTGGTGCACTTTTTTCATTCCTTTTTCTGGGGGAAGCACTAGGAAGAAATGGTTTGACAGGTGGATTTTTTATTATATTTGGTATGTTACTGGCTGAATTGAAGCCAGGTATAAAGAAAAAAAGGAGGTTAAGTAATGGTTAA
- a CDS encoding Crp/Fnr family transcriptional regulator, giving the protein MEERQRCLKELAVFSRLNWDEVKLICEKAYEKKYLKDEVIFFERNDDDKLYILVAGRVKLSLLSPDGKEKSLTILQEGDIFGEISLFAQDAHPMTAEVIEDARLVIISLADLESIIMKNPGVAIKIIEALAKKSRLLTSQIRELVFQDAEGRLASLLLRFADEFGVRVKSGQMIDIVLTHQEIANLLGASRVTVTKLLNRLTDEGIIKKYKRKIVIIKRSKLEEKIEIYK; this is encoded by the coding sequence ATGGAGGAGAGGCAGAGGTGTTTAAAAGAACTAGCTGTTTTTTCCAGGCTTAACTGGGATGAAGTAAAACTGATCTGTGAGAAGGCCTATGAGAAGAAATATTTAAAGGATGAGGTTATTTTCTTTGAAAGGAATGATGATGATAAGCTCTATATCCTGGTAGCTGGTAGGGTAAAGCTATCTCTGCTGTCACCTGATGGTAAGGAAAAATCCCTTACTATACTTCAGGAGGGTGATATCTTTGGGGAAATATCCCTTTTTGCCCAGGATGCTCATCCAATGACAGCAGAGGTAATAGAAGATGCCAGACTGGTAATTATCTCGCTAGCTGACCTAGAGTCCATTATTATGAAAAATCCAGGAGTGGCTATTAAGATTATTGAAGCCCTGGCTAAGAAATCTCGCCTGCTGACAAGTCAGATCAGAGAGCTTGTTTTTCAGGATGCTGAGGGTCGGCTGGCAAGCCTTTTGCTCAGATTTGCTGATGAGTTTGGTGTTCGGGTAAAGAGTGGTCAGATGATTGATATTGTTCTGACACATCAGGAGATCGCTAATCTGTTGGGGGCTTCCAGGGTCACTGTTACCAAATTATTGAACAGATTGACAGATGAAGGGATAATAAAAAAATATAAAAGAAAGATAGTAATTATTAAACGAAGTAAACTGGAGGAGAAGATAGAAATTTACAAATAA